A DNA window from Helianthus annuus cultivar XRQ/B chromosome 15, HanXRQr2.0-SUNRISE, whole genome shotgun sequence contains the following coding sequences:
- the LOC110913514 gene encoding uncharacterized protein LOC110913514 — MSARTTRECLYRFCHNVVKLYSKKYLRKPNAYDVQQLYQAHEARHGFPGMLGSIDCMHWGWHNCPTAWRGQYTRGDHDYPTVILEAVSSQDLWIWHSFFGLPGSLNDLNVLYQSAIFTDVVNGTGPDTRFTVSGVEYRRGYYLADGIYPSWSTIVKTIPYPEDEKRKKFAKRQEAARKDIERAFDEGRAICEYDENASYGNTVPVDPPQQD; from the exons ATGTCGGCAAGAACTACGCGGGAATGTTTGTATCGGTTTTGCCATAATGTGGTGAAACTGTATAGCAAAAAATATTTGCGAAAACCAAACGCGTATGATGTTCAACAGTTGTACCAAGCTCATGAAGCAAGGCACGGGTTTCCGGGAATGCTTGGTAGCATTGATTGTATGCATTGGGGGTGGCATAACTGCCCGACTGCGTGGCGCGGCCAATATACGCGAGGTGATCACGACTATCCAACCGTGATACTTGAAGCTGTGTCATCACAAGATTTGTGGATATGGCATTCTTTCTTTGGTCTCCCTGGTTCACTCAACGATCTCAACGTGTTATACCAATCGGCGATCTTTACCGATGTCGTTAATGGAACCGGTCCGGACACACGTTTTACAGTTTCTGGGGTTGAGTATAGACGTGGGTATTATCTTGCTGACGGGATATATCCGTCTTGGTCTACAATTGTAAAGACTATTCCATATCCCGAGGacgaaaaaaggaaaaaattcgCCAAGCGTCAAGAAGCTGCAAGAAAAGACATCGAACGTGCTTTTG ACGAAGGTCGGGCGATTTGTGAGTATGATGAGAATGCATCTTACGGGAACACTGTCCCGGTTGATCCGCCACAACAGGATTAA